Proteins encoded together in one Chrysemys picta bellii isolate R12L10 chromosome 22, ASM1138683v2, whole genome shotgun sequence window:
- the LIMA1 gene encoding LIM domain and actin-binding protein 1 isoform X4: MPHLTETSIKDRLAKYQAAVSKQGSSTGHVNEIQASDSEIKSYKSEQKENVPPSPEDSVSHQDGDKVFFREKSLGFHSNLSEDSTIELNSQSETEAKRRLYTKQQSSDSKPANQTDTSPPKVVKKFQLPVKETCVACQKTVYPMERLFANQQVFHISCFRCSHCNSRLSLGTYASLRGNIYCKPHFNQLFKAKGNYDEGFGHKPHKELWVSKTENEESLEKSAHTVNTIEGPQSPGVEDAPIAKVGVLAASMEAKAAALPGREEKPAETKKLRIAWPPPSELGSQGSALEEGIKVFKPKWPPEDEVSKPDVQEDVDLDLKKLRRTSSLKERSRPFTVAASFRTMSVKGHKTENVSSPSKADKVTFNQNEELESEAVMERKRKEKRAENGNIQNTEEKNKELEEERGREVPDIMADIEENLVQNGQVGMETDEEENATVQQPSPNKEIFDSNSPKHFSLLNMVPAKELSPSQNSKSKDVVFWEDEDVEDLSVEEQIKRNRYYEEEDEDEE; encoded by the exons ATGCCTCACCTAACAGAAACTTCAATAAAGGATAGACTGGCAAAGTACCAGGCAGCTGTGTCCAAGCAAGGCAGCTCCACAGGCCACGTG AATGAGATTCAAGCCAGTGACAGTGAAATCAAGAGTTACAAATCTGAGCAGAAGGAGAATGTGCCACCAAGTCCTGAGGACTCCGTTTCCCATCAGGATGGGGATAAG GTTTTCTTCAGGGAGAAGAGTCTGGGTTTCCACTCCAATCTTTCTGAAGATAGCACCA ttgAACTGAACTCGCAGAGTGAGACTGAAGCCAAGAGACGTCTCTACACAAAACAGCAGAGCTCTGATTCCAAACCAGCCAACCAGACTGACACCTCTCCACCAAAAGTAGTGAAG AAGTTTCAGTTGCCAGTGAAGGAAACCTGTGTTGCGTGTCAGAAGACAGTGTACCCAATGGAACGTCTCTTTGCCAACCAGCAGGTGTTTCATATCAGCTGCTTCCGCTGTTCACATTGCAATAGCAGACTCAG TCTTGGAACATATGCATCTCTACGTGGGAATATTTATTGCAAGCCTCACTTCAATCAGCTCTTTAAAGCCAAAGGCAACTATGATGAAGGTTTTGGGCACAAACCGCACAAGGAACTATGGGTAAGCAAAACTGAGAATGAAGAGTCCCTGGAGAAATCTGCCCACACTGTAAATACAATAGAAGGCCCTCAAAGTCCGGGAGTAGAGGATGCCCCAATTGCAAAGGTGGGAGTTCTTGCAGCTAGCATGGAAGCAAAAGCTGCAGCTTTGCCTGGAAGGGAAGAGAAACCAGCAGAAACAAAGAAACTGAGGATTGCCTGGCCACCTCCATCAGAGCTAGGTAGTCAAGGAAGTGCATTGGAAGAGGGTATCAAAGTATTTAAGCCAAAGTGGCCCCCAGAAGATGAGGTGTCAAAGCCAGATGTGCAGGAGGATGTGGACCTGGATCTCAAAAAGCTACGAAGAACATCCTCACTGAAGGAAAGAAGCCGTCCATTTACAGTAGCAGCCTCATTTAGAACAATGTCTGTTAAGGGCCATAAAACAGAGAATGTATCTTCTCCTTCCAAAGCAGATAAGGTCACGTTCAATCAAAATGAAGAACTAGAGAGTGAGGCAGTGATGGAAAGAAAGCGAAAGGAAAAAAGAGCTGAGAATGGGAACATCCAGAACACTGAAGAGAAGAATAAAGAACtggaggaagaaagaggaagggaagtgcctgatATCATGGCAGACATTGAAGAGAACTTGGTACAGAATGGTCAGGTGGGTATGGAGACAGATGAGGAAGAAAACGCCACAGTGCAGCAGCCATCTCCAAATAAAGAAATATTTGATTCCAACTCTCCTAAACATTTCAGCTTATTGAACATGGTCCCTGCCAAGGAATTATCCCCTAGCCAGAATAGCAAATCCAAAGATGTTGTGTTCTGGGAAGATGAAGATGTGGAAGATTTGTCTGTGGAAGAACAGATCAAGAGGAATCGTTActatgaggaagaggatgaagatGAAGAATAA